One Thalassotalea sediminis DNA segment encodes these proteins:
- a CDS encoding DMT family transporter, whose protein sequence is MTIQPALEFILLAAIWGASFLFMKLGVPEFGAVSFMAIRTLIGAIVLVSVLLLKKQFKTLRNAPWQLFIVGLFNTAIPFVLFGWATLSLSASNISVLNATTPLFGAVVAYFWLKSRLTKLQVFGLLLGFVGVYVLMYPQLTSAPKETLLPTLAVLLAASCYGLGATISKLYLSNVKPLASAAGSQISASIVLVPISLFYLPSTIPSLTAINAALAIGILCTGVAYIILFRLISQLGPTNAISVTYLIPVFGIFWGVMILNEEVSAFTLYGSILILIGVAFSTGALKLKAWFDTKPTL, encoded by the coding sequence ATGACAATACAACCTGCACTTGAATTTATATTACTCGCCGCTATTTGGGGTGCATCTTTTCTGTTCATGAAACTAGGTGTTCCAGAATTTGGCGCGGTTAGCTTTATGGCGATTCGTACTTTGATAGGCGCCATTGTGCTCGTGTCTGTTTTATTACTAAAAAAGCAGTTCAAAACGTTACGTAACGCACCATGGCAACTTTTTATTGTCGGTTTATTTAATACCGCGATTCCTTTTGTGTTATTTGGATGGGCAACGTTATCGCTAAGTGCGAGTAATATCTCTGTACTTAACGCCACTACACCACTCTTTGGAGCAGTAGTTGCCTACTTTTGGTTAAAAAGTCGCTTAACAAAATTGCAGGTTTTTGGGTTATTGCTCGGTTTTGTCGGCGTTTACGTCTTAATGTATCCACAGTTAACATCTGCCCCCAAAGAGACTTTGTTACCAACATTAGCTGTACTCTTAGCAGCATCATGTTATGGCTTAGGTGCAACAATAAGTAAACTCTACTTATCCAATGTTAAACCACTCGCCTCTGCTGCTGGCAGTCAAATTTCGGCAAGTATCGTATTAGTACCTATTAGCTTGTTTTACCTGCCGAGCACAATCCCTAGCTTAACGGCAATTAATGCTGCACTTGCTATCGGCATATTATGTACAGGTGTTGCTTATATCATTCTGTTTCGCTTAATTAGCCAGCTTGGACCGACGAATGCGATTTCTGTCACCTATTTGATCCCGGTTTTTGGTATTTTCTGGGGCGTTATGATTTTAAATGAAGAAGTTTCAGCATTTACGCTTTATGGCAGCATATTAATTTTAATTGGGGTTGCCTTTTCTACCGGAGCACTAAAGTTAAAAGCTTGGTTTGATACAAAACCGACCTTATAG
- the tsaA gene encoding tRNA (N6-threonylcarbamoyladenosine(37)-N6)-methyltransferase TrmO — protein sequence MDNYQFTPIGKVHSPYKEKFAIPRQPGLVTAAKGTIELINNDNQLDMCRGLNDFSHVWVLFVFHQTVEQGWKPLIRPPRLGGNKKIGVLASRSTFRPNPIGMSVLSLDNLIYDKDKCWLHVTGLDLLDGTPVLDIKPYVPYSDAVPSACASYAEKAPNNSLSVVFNNKADVALTKVQAQYPDLKALISQVLEQDPRPAYKQKQRDEKHYGIRLYDFNIMWRLISASIIEVFDVCYEKIID from the coding sequence ATGGACAATTATCAATTCACCCCCATCGGTAAGGTGCACTCTCCCTATAAAGAAAAATTTGCCATACCACGCCAACCAGGTTTAGTAACTGCGGCTAAAGGCACCATTGAATTGATAAACAACGATAATCAGCTAGATATGTGTCGCGGCTTGAACGATTTTAGCCATGTTTGGGTATTATTTGTTTTTCACCAAACGGTAGAACAAGGCTGGAAACCCTTGATCCGTCCGCCTCGCTTAGGTGGCAATAAAAAAATAGGCGTATTGGCGTCACGCTCAACTTTTAGGCCTAATCCAATTGGTATGTCTGTTTTATCATTAGATAACCTTATATACGATAAAGACAAGTGTTGGTTACACGTAACTGGATTAGATCTATTAGACGGTACACCCGTATTAGATATAAAACCTTACGTACCTTATTCAGATGCTGTCCCTTCAGCATGTGCAAGTTACGCTGAAAAAGCCCCCAATAACTCACTAAGCGTTGTTTTTAACAACAAGGCTGATGTGGCGTTGACGAAAGTGCAAGCCCAATACCCAGATTTAAAAGCGTTAATTTCACAAGTGCTTGAGCAAGATCCACGCCCTGCCTACAAACAAAAACAGCGCGATGAGAAACATTACGGCATTCGACTTTACGACTTTAATATTATGTGGCGTCTTATTTCCGCCAGTATTATCGAAGTTTTCGACGTATGCTATGAAAAAATCATAGATTAA
- the rcsF gene encoding Rcs stress response system protein RcsF: MTHYLSSVFVIVCTVLLGACSSQYAVKTNVDKTNFSRYFSPTKVKIYQNEQELPSTYQSLGGVEGESCQSKSHHEMPNIIDARTDARRTAFQQGANAIIFTNCALIENNQADKKCIRTRVCYGRIFFINDKSN, from the coding sequence ATGACACACTACCTATCTTCAGTTTTCGTTATTGTATGTACCGTGTTACTTGGCGCATGTAGCAGCCAATATGCCGTAAAGACCAATGTAGACAAAACTAACTTCTCTCGTTACTTTTCGCCAACTAAGGTAAAAATTTATCAAAATGAACAAGAGCTTCCATCTACATATCAATCACTTGGTGGTGTTGAAGGCGAATCTTGTCAGTCAAAATCGCACCACGAAATGCCTAATATAATAGACGCAAGAACAGACGCCCGTAGAACTGCATTTCAACAAGGTGCAAACGCAATTATTTTTACTAACTGTGCTTTGATTGAAAATAACCAAGCAGACAAAAAGTGTATCCGCACGCGAGTTTGCTACGGCAGAATTTTCTTTATTAATGATAAAAGTAACTAA
- a CDS encoding 3-deoxy-7-phosphoheptulonate synthase yields MTIKTDEFRTTLIDSLVSPQELADQIPLSDNTANFIIESRKQIEAIINGEDDRLLIVIGPCSIHDIDAAIDYAKKLKVLHDKYQDSLYIVMRVYFEKPRTTVGWKGLISDPDLDKSFKVAKGLNLARRLLMEINELGLPAGTEFLDMVTGQYISDLISWGAIGARTTESQVHRELASALSCPVGFKNGTDGNIQIAVDAIKASSVPHVLYSPDKSGQMCIYQTHGNPFAHVILRGGTKPNYHAEDVSETLAKLDTNQIQTGIMVDCSHGNSDKDHRKQINVARSIADQVASGTKGISGVMVESFLEEGKQTVDPEQPLVYGKSITDACVDLTVSENMLDILAEAVHSARK; encoded by the coding sequence ATGACCATCAAGACCGACGAATTTAGAACGACGCTGATTGATAGTTTAGTGTCGCCGCAAGAGTTAGCAGATCAAATACCTTTGTCTGACAACACCGCCAATTTCATTATTGAAAGTCGTAAACAAATTGAAGCGATAATTAATGGTGAAGATGACCGTTTGTTAATTGTAATAGGTCCTTGCTCTATCCACGATATAGATGCTGCAATAGATTACGCTAAAAAATTAAAAGTATTACACGATAAATATCAAGACAGTTTGTATATTGTAATGCGCGTTTACTTTGAAAAGCCACGCACCACTGTTGGTTGGAAAGGACTCATTAGTGATCCTGATCTAGATAAATCATTTAAAGTGGCAAAAGGGTTAAACCTTGCACGTCGTCTATTGATGGAAATTAACGAATTAGGGCTACCGGCAGGTACAGAATTTTTAGACATGGTGACAGGTCAATATATTTCTGATCTGATTTCTTGGGGTGCTATTGGTGCAAGAACAACCGAAAGCCAAGTTCATAGAGAACTCGCTTCTGCACTGTCCTGCCCTGTCGGCTTTAAAAATGGTACTGACGGTAACATTCAAATTGCTGTTGATGCCATTAAAGCGTCAAGTGTACCGCATGTACTTTATTCTCCTGATAAAAGTGGACAAATGTGTATCTATCAAACGCATGGAAACCCATTTGCACATGTTATTTTACGTGGTGGTACAAAACCTAACTACCATGCAGAAGATGTGAGTGAAACGTTAGCTAAGTTAGACACTAATCAGATCCAAACGGGTATCATGGTAGATTGTAGCCATGGCAATAGCGATAAAGATCATCGTAAACAAATTAACGTTGCCCGTTCTATTGCTGATCAAGTTGCCAGTGGAACAAAAGGCATTTCGGGTGTTATGGTCGAAAGCTTTCTTGAAGAAGGTAAACAAACAGTAGACCCCGAACAACCACTCGTCTATGGGAAAAGCATTACTGATGCATGTGTTGATTTAACCGTTAGCGAAAATATGCTCGATATACTCGCTGAAGCAGTGCACTCCGCAAGAAAATAG
- the ppsR gene encoding posphoenolpyruvate synthetase regulatory kinase/phosphorylase PpsR: MRTAFYISDGTAITSEVFGHALLSLFPMEFNHDTIAFVESEQQAIAAKEKINRAAKLTGEKPLVFHTFVNPKIREIIDSCDGIIYNFLEHFIAPIEQELGISAKPKAHRTHSIHENSYDNRIDAVNYSLANDDGSNITNYDQADLILVGVSRSGKTPTSLYLALQYGIKTANYPFIDEDMDALKIPEFLKPYKKKIFGLTIDAQRLMDIRDGRMANSKYSSARQCRMEVRAVENLYKKEKVPYINTTKLSVEEITAKILAQTGLQRYKY, translated from the coding sequence ATGAGAACAGCGTTTTACATTTCAGACGGTACTGCTATAACGTCGGAAGTTTTTGGCCACGCACTTTTATCTTTATTTCCAATGGAGTTTAATCACGACACTATTGCTTTCGTTGAATCAGAGCAACAAGCAATTGCTGCAAAAGAAAAAATAAATCGTGCAGCAAAATTAACCGGCGAAAAGCCTCTTGTATTCCACACCTTTGTTAATCCTAAAATTAGAGAAATTATCGATAGTTGTGATGGCATTATTTACAATTTCCTTGAGCATTTCATTGCGCCAATAGAGCAGGAACTTGGAATTTCTGCAAAGCCCAAAGCGCATAGAACACATAGCATCCATGAAAATAGCTACGATAATCGTATTGATGCAGTTAATTATTCGTTAGCAAACGATGATGGTTCAAATATTACTAATTATGACCAAGCAGACTTAATTCTTGTTGGCGTTTCTCGCTCTGGTAAAACCCCAACCTCGCTTTATCTCGCGTTACAATACGGTATTAAAACGGCCAACTACCCTTTTATTGATGAAGATATGGATGCGTTAAAAATACCTGAATTTTTAAAACCTTATAAAAAGAAAATTTTTGGCTTAACAATCGATGCACAGCGCTTAATGGACATTCGCGATGGTAGAATGGCAAACAGTAAGTATTCTTCAGCGAGACAATGCCGCATGGAAGTACGTGCAGTAGAGAATCTTTATAAAAAGGAAAAGGTGCCCTATATCAACACCACTAAACTTTCGGTTGAAGAAATCACGGCTAAAATACTCGCACAGACAGGTTTACAACGTTATAAATATTAG
- the ppsA gene encoding phosphoenolpyruvate synthase → MQENVLWYEELGMGDVDRVGGKNASLGEMISNLANVGVQVPGGFATSAFAFNEFLEQSGLNEKIHQLLDKLDVSDVNALAECGSTIRQWIIDTPFLPTMQKDIEQAYAKLAGEFSDDASFAVRSSATAEDMPDASFAGQQETFLNVRGLDAVMTAIKHVYASLFNDRAISYRVHQGYDHRGVALSAGIQRMVRSDISASGVMFSIDTESGFEDVVFITSSYGLGEMVVQGAVNPDEFYVHKPTLTDGKPAVVRRNIGSKAIKMIYADTQEHGKQVEIVDVDESLSNKFSLTDEEVQLLAKQAMIIEKHYQRPMDIEWAKDGLDGKLYIVQARPETVRSREQANVMEQFQLQGSGAVICEGRSIGHKIGSGAAKVLASLEEMDKIQPGDVLVTDMTDPDWEPIMKKASAIVTNRGGRTCHAAIIAREMGIPAVVGCGNATSKISAGDEVTVSCAEGDTGFIYQGKLDFTVTTSQVDEMPELPLKIMMNVGNPDRAFAFAKLPHAGIGLARLEFIINKMIGVHPKALLNFEQQSADLQEEIRDYMAGYSDPVEFYIAKLTEGISTLACAYAPEKVIVRMSDFKSNEYANLVGGEEYEPDEENPMIGYRGASRYVSEDFRDCFALECEAIKRVRNEMGLTNVEVMIPFVRTLEEGQAVIDILAENGLKRGENGLRVIMMCELPSNALLADEFLDIFDGFSIGSNDLTQLTLGLDRDSGLIAHLFDERNPAIKKLLEMAIKACKARGKYVGICGQGPSDHADFAAWLVEQGIDSVSLNPDTVLPTWLYLAEQHG, encoded by the coding sequence GTGCAAGAAAACGTTCTTTGGTATGAAGAGTTAGGGATGGGTGATGTAGACCGTGTAGGCGGTAAAAATGCGTCACTGGGTGAAATGATATCAAACTTAGCAAATGTTGGTGTTCAAGTACCTGGAGGCTTTGCTACATCAGCTTTTGCCTTTAATGAGTTTCTTGAACAAAGTGGTTTGAACGAAAAAATTCATCAACTTCTTGATAAATTGGATGTGAGTGATGTTAATGCGTTAGCTGAATGTGGTAGTACCATTCGCCAGTGGATTATCGATACGCCCTTTTTACCAACGATGCAAAAAGATATTGAGCAAGCATACGCAAAACTTGCAGGCGAATTCTCTGATGATGCATCTTTTGCTGTACGTTCTTCTGCAACTGCTGAAGATATGCCAGATGCGTCTTTTGCTGGTCAACAAGAAACGTTTCTTAACGTACGCGGTTTAGATGCAGTAATGACGGCAATAAAACACGTATATGCGTCATTATTTAACGATCGCGCTATTTCTTACCGTGTGCATCAAGGCTACGACCACCGAGGTGTTGCGTTGTCAGCAGGCATTCAACGTATGGTGCGTAGTGATATTTCTGCTAGTGGTGTTATGTTCTCAATCGATACTGAATCTGGCTTTGAAGATGTTGTTTTCATTACTTCGAGTTATGGTTTAGGTGAAATGGTCGTGCAAGGTGCTGTTAATCCAGATGAATTTTACGTGCATAAACCAACACTTACTGATGGAAAACCAGCCGTCGTTCGTCGAAATATTGGCAGCAAAGCAATTAAAATGATTTATGCTGATACGCAAGAACACGGTAAGCAAGTTGAAATTGTTGACGTAGATGAAAGCTTATCAAATAAATTTTCATTAACGGATGAAGAAGTACAGTTATTAGCTAAACAAGCAATGATTATCGAAAAACACTATCAGCGACCTATGGATATAGAATGGGCTAAAGATGGGTTAGATGGTAAGTTATATATTGTTCAAGCGCGCCCTGAAACTGTGCGCAGTCGTGAACAAGCAAATGTTATGGAGCAGTTCCAGTTACAAGGTTCAGGTGCAGTCATTTGTGAAGGTCGCTCAATTGGTCACAAAATTGGCAGTGGTGCTGCGAAGGTATTAGCTTCACTTGAAGAGATGGATAAAATTCAGCCGGGCGACGTATTAGTTACCGACATGACAGATCCTGATTGGGAACCAATCATGAAAAAGGCATCGGCTATTGTTACTAATCGCGGTGGTCGCACGTGTCATGCAGCGATAATTGCCCGTGAAATGGGTATTCCTGCAGTTGTTGGTTGTGGTAATGCTACCAGTAAAATTAGTGCAGGTGATGAAGTTACCGTGTCTTGTGCTGAAGGTGATACTGGGTTTATTTATCAAGGAAAGTTAGATTTTACTGTGACTACTTCTCAAGTAGATGAAATGCCTGAACTTCCTTTAAAGATAATGATGAACGTAGGTAATCCAGATCGTGCTTTTGCGTTTGCGAAATTACCTCATGCAGGTATAGGTTTAGCACGCTTAGAATTTATTATTAATAAAATGATCGGTGTTCATCCTAAAGCTTTACTTAATTTCGAGCAGCAATCTGCAGATTTACAGGAAGAAATTCGTGATTATATGGCAGGGTACAGTGATCCTGTTGAATTCTATATCGCTAAATTAACCGAAGGTATTTCCACGTTAGCTTGCGCATACGCACCAGAAAAAGTCATTGTGCGCATGTCAGACTTTAAATCAAATGAATATGCTAATCTGGTAGGTGGTGAAGAATATGAGCCAGATGAAGAAAACCCTATGATTGGTTACCGCGGGGCATCTCGTTATGTATCGGAAGATTTTCGTGATTGTTTTGCACTTGAATGTGAAGCAATTAAGCGTGTTAGAAATGAGATGGGCTTAACAAATGTTGAAGTGATGATCCCATTCGTTCGTACTTTAGAAGAGGGTCAAGCGGTGATCGATATTCTTGCTGAGAATGGCCTCAAACGCGGAGAAAACGGATTACGTGTGATCATGATGTGTGAATTGCCATCGAATGCGTTATTGGCTGATGAGTTCTTAGATATATTTGACGGTTTCTCAATTGGATCAAATGATTTAACACAGCTTACGCTTGGCTTAGATCGCGATTCTGGTTTAATTGCACATCTGTTTGATGAACGTAACCCTGCGATTAAAAAGTTATTAGAAATGGCTATTAAAGCGTGTAAAGCGCGTGGTAAATACGTGGGTATTTGTGGGCAAGGCCCATCTGATCATGCAGACTTTGCCGCATGGTTAGTTGAACAAGGAATTGATAGCGTATCGTTAAACCCTGATACTGTACTGCCAACTTGGTTGTACCTCGCAGAGCAACATGGTTAA
- a CDS encoding substrate-binding periplasmic protein: MPKKSLIVLIFLLSLTTKADTFTVVLYSGGNPPYTILENNVPKGIFVDLFSYIERHSDHRFVFKVMPVARALVAFNEGVVDIEPGISDEWRLGEKVPGVYSIGYETSTEVVVSRPKNMIEVNRPEDLLGQRVGIVRGYSYPRFDDYLTLGKIKKVENISEENLLKQLEANRLKYIFIGYKTIRYYQKHFPQYQNLEIGNIVHQSTIKMRVHPKKASFINEINRLLKQMKDNGEIERIYAKYR, translated from the coding sequence ATGCCTAAAAAGAGTTTAATCGTACTAATTTTTTTACTGAGTTTAACGACTAAAGCGGATACATTTACGGTAGTGCTTTATTCCGGTGGTAATCCACCTTATACCATTTTAGAGAATAATGTACCGAAAGGTATATTTGTTGATTTGTTTAGTTATATTGAACGTCATTCAGATCATCGGTTTGTTTTTAAGGTGATGCCAGTCGCGAGAGCATTGGTTGCTTTTAACGAAGGTGTTGTAGATATAGAACCCGGTATTTCTGATGAATGGCGTTTAGGTGAAAAAGTACCTGGTGTTTATTCTATTGGTTATGAAACATCAACAGAGGTCGTTGTTTCTCGCCCCAAAAACATGATAGAGGTTAATCGGCCTGAAGACTTATTAGGGCAAAGAGTAGGTATTGTAAGGGGCTATTCTTATCCGAGATTTGATGACTATTTAACGTTAGGGAAAATTAAAAAAGTTGAAAACATTTCGGAAGAAAATTTACTTAAGCAGCTAGAAGCGAATAGATTAAAATATATTTTTATTGGCTATAAAACCATTCGTTACTATCAAAAACATTTTCCTCAATATCAAAATCTTGAAATAGGGAATATTGTTCATCAGTCAACAATCAAAATGCGAGTACACCCCAAGAAAGCCTCGTTTATCAATGAGATTAATCGCCTTTTAAAACAAATGAAGGATAATGGTGAGATAGAAAGAATATATGCTAAGTATCGATAA
- the ydiJ gene encoding D-2-hydroxyglutarate dehydrogenase YdiJ, producing the protein MLPRLDPQELVEPLYQQFAQALKLKAFKGDISHQYSARLAVATDNSIYQQLPQLVLHPKCKEDVQEITALAHQAKFADIKFSARGGGTGTNGQSLTPGIVVDMSKYMNRILEINVEENWVRVEAGVVKDQLNDYLRPYGFFFSPDLSTSNRATIGGMINTDASGQGSLIYGKTSDHVLALESVLATGEILSTSPMAIDTAESLARQDSTLGKIVKQVLETSIGKREQILAKFPRLNRFLTGYDLEHAVSDDLTQVDLSRLITGSEGSLAFVCEAKLNLTPIAPAKTLINIKYDSFDSALRHSPTLVEAKATSVETIDSKVLNLAKQDIIWHSVSELITDVEGQNMDGINIVEYNGQSIEGLAEQVEALTKQLDKDIENKTGVIGYQVTTDLASIGKIYAMRKKAVGLLGNTKGAQKPLAFAEDTAVPPEKLADFIVEFRELLDSYQLHYGMFGHVDAGVLHVRPALDMCDPEQEKIMRAISDKVVALTAKYGGLMWGEHGKGYRSEYGPEFFGEALFTELRKIKSAFDPLNKMNPGKICTPLKSSESLVSVDGVKRGTFDRQIPISVKDSFKSAMECNGNGLCFNYDTASPMCPSSKVTRDRRHSPKGRAGLMREWLRLLENKGVDVLKLEQDINGWSVKRLIDKVKNALSTQRDQDFSHEVMEAMSGCLACKACASQCPIKVDVPDFRARFLNIYHSSYFRPLKDHLVANVERMAPLMAKSPTLVNKVLSSKAYDKVSRATIGYIDTPLLSVPTLMQRVETLQFEPFQLTRFQQLTDADKANYVFIVQDPFTSFYDAHVVEKLMQLVDTLGYRPVLLPFKPNGKPQHVKGFLSKFAKTAKNTADFLNQLQQLKIPMIGTDASTVLCFRDEYQQVLGDKRGDFHVQLAHEWLLTVIEHLKSKNKPMLAAKCTTTYKLFAHCTEKTALAGSEQQWIDIFSYFGISLEKQSVGCCGMAGTYGHEQVNFENSKSLYGMSWQPKVDDAKEEQLVVTGYSCRSQIKRLANKATKHPVEVLVAQLRK; encoded by the coding sequence ATGTTACCTCGGTTAGATCCTCAAGAACTCGTTGAACCACTATATCAACAATTCGCGCAAGCGCTTAAATTAAAAGCTTTTAAAGGCGATATTAGTCATCAGTATAGTGCTCGATTAGCTGTTGCTACTGATAACAGTATTTATCAGCAACTTCCGCAGTTGGTGTTGCATCCTAAATGTAAAGAGGACGTTCAAGAAATTACCGCATTGGCGCATCAAGCAAAATTTGCTGACATTAAATTCAGTGCGCGCGGCGGTGGAACCGGCACTAATGGGCAAAGTTTAACGCCTGGTATCGTGGTAGACATGTCTAAATACATGAATCGCATCTTAGAAATAAATGTTGAAGAAAATTGGGTGCGCGTTGAGGCAGGTGTGGTAAAAGATCAGCTTAATGATTATTTACGCCCTTATGGATTCTTTTTTTCGCCAGACTTATCCACCAGTAATCGAGCGACAATAGGCGGCATGATCAATACTGACGCTTCTGGTCAAGGTTCGTTGATTTACGGCAAAACATCTGATCATGTCTTAGCACTTGAAAGTGTATTAGCAACTGGAGAGATATTATCGACTTCTCCTATGGCAATTGACACGGCGGAATCTCTTGCGCGACAAGACTCAACGTTAGGTAAAATAGTTAAGCAAGTGCTCGAAACAAGCATAGGCAAACGAGAACAAATTTTAGCTAAGTTTCCACGACTAAATCGTTTTCTCACGGGTTATGATTTGGAACATGCTGTTTCTGACGATCTAACACAGGTTGATTTATCACGTTTGATCACTGGCTCTGAAGGTTCTTTAGCCTTTGTTTGCGAAGCGAAACTTAATTTAACGCCTATTGCGCCAGCAAAAACGTTGATTAATATTAAATACGATAGTTTCGACTCTGCATTGAGACATTCACCTACGTTGGTTGAAGCGAAAGCAACGTCTGTTGAAACGATTGACAGCAAAGTATTAAATCTGGCGAAACAAGATATTATTTGGCATTCCGTGAGTGAGTTAATCACTGATGTTGAAGGCCAAAATATGGATGGTATCAATATCGTTGAGTACAACGGTCAGTCAATCGAAGGGCTAGCAGAACAAGTTGAAGCATTAACGAAACAGTTAGATAAAGACATCGAGAACAAAACTGGCGTAATTGGATATCAAGTAACGACCGACTTAGCTAGTATTGGCAAAATTTACGCAATGCGTAAGAAAGCGGTTGGTTTGCTCGGTAATACGAAAGGTGCTCAGAAACCATTAGCTTTCGCTGAAGATACTGCGGTGCCGCCAGAAAAACTCGCGGATTTTATTGTTGAATTTCGCGAGCTACTCGATAGCTATCAACTTCACTATGGTATGTTTGGTCACGTAGATGCTGGCGTATTACATGTGAGGCCCGCACTTGATATGTGTGATCCTGAGCAAGAAAAGATAATGCGTGCTATCTCCGACAAAGTTGTTGCGTTAACCGCAAAATATGGTGGCTTAATGTGGGGCGAGCACGGTAAAGGATATCGTAGCGAGTATGGGCCGGAATTTTTTGGCGAAGCGCTATTTACTGAGTTACGTAAAATAAAATCTGCGTTTGACCCGCTTAATAAAATGAACCCGGGTAAAATATGTACGCCACTCAAGTCAAGTGAATCGCTCGTGTCTGTGGATGGTGTTAAACGTGGAACCTTTGATCGTCAAATACCTATTAGTGTTAAAGACTCTTTTAAATCTGCAATGGAGTGCAACGGTAACGGTTTATGTTTTAATTACGATACTGCAAGTCCAATGTGCCCATCGAGTAAAGTAACGCGCGATAGAAGGCATTCTCCTAAAGGTAGAGCAGGACTAATGCGTGAGTGGTTACGATTACTTGAAAACAAAGGTGTAGATGTATTAAAGCTTGAGCAAGATATTAATGGTTGGTCAGTAAAACGGTTAATTGACAAAGTTAAAAATGCATTATCAACACAACGTGATCAAGACTTCTCTCATGAAGTGATGGAAGCAATGTCAGGTTGTTTAGCCTGTAAAGCGTGTGCGAGCCAATGCCCTATAAAAGTAGATGTACCCGACTTTAGAGCGCGCTTTTTAAATATTTATCACAGTAGTTATTTTAGACCATTAAAGGACCACCTCGTTGCAAATGTAGAACGAATGGCGCCCTTAATGGCAAAATCACCAACGTTAGTTAATAAGGTTTTAAGCTCTAAAGCTTATGATAAAGTCAGCCGAGCAACTATTGGATATATTGATACACCGTTATTATCTGTGCCAACATTAATGCAACGTGTAGAAACATTGCAGTTTGAGCCGTTCCAATTAACTCGATTTCAACAGTTAACTGATGCTGATAAAGCGAATTATGTTTTTATTGTTCAAGATCCGTTTACCTCATTTTATGATGCGCATGTGGTAGAAAAACTTATGCAGTTGGTGGATACACTTGGTTACCGCCCAGTTTTACTGCCTTTTAAACCTAACGGTAAACCACAGCACGTTAAAGGCTTTTTAAGCAAATTTGCTAAAACAGCGAAGAATACAGCCGATTTTCTCAACCAATTACAGCAACTTAAAATTCCTATGATTGGTACTGACGCATCAACAGTGCTGTGTTTTCGTGATGAGTACCAACAAGTGCTAGGCGATAAACGCGGTGATTTTCATGTGCAGTTGGCTCATGAATGGTTGTTAACGGTGATCGAGCATCTAAAATCAAAAAATAAACCAATGTTGGCGGCTAAATGTACAACTACGTATAAGCTCTTTGCTCATTGCACAGAAAAAACAGCACTTGCTGGCAGTGAACAA